Proteins encoded by one window of Dioscorea cayenensis subsp. rotundata cultivar TDr96_F1 chromosome 20, TDr96_F1_v2_PseudoChromosome.rev07_lg8_w22 25.fasta, whole genome shotgun sequence:
- the LOC120251502 gene encoding SCY1-like protein 2 — MALNMKTLTQALAKASAVIEKTVQTTVQEVTGPRPLQDYDLLDQIGSGGPGMAWRLYSARPRSSAPQTPYPLLCVWLLDKRSLSEARSRAGLSKSAEDAFLDLLRADAARLVRLRHPGVVHVVQALDETKNAMAMVTEPLFASVANALGNLENVPKPPKDLQGMDMGILEVKHGLLQVAESLDFLHNNAHLIHRAISPETVFITSSGAWKLGGFGFAISSDQASAGATSMPPFHYAEYDVEDAVLPLQPSLNYTAPELVRSKELSVGASSDMFSLGCLAYHLITHKPLLDCHNNVKMYMNSLAYLSNEAFSRIPPDLVVDLQRMLSMDGASRPTAMDFTGSSFFRDDTRLRALRFLDHMLERDNMQKTEFLKALSDMWKDFDSRVLRYKVLPPLCAELRNLVMQPMILPMVLTIAESQDKADFELSTLPALVPVLSSASGETLLLLVKHADLIINKASQEHLIAHVLPLLVRAYDDTDPRVQEEVLRRTFPLARQLDGQLVKQAILPRVHGLALKTTVAAVRVNALRCLGDLVPSLDKQCVLDILQTLQRCTAVDRSAPTLMCTLGVVNSMYKQYGVEFAAEHVIPMLFPLLTAQQLNVQQFAKYMLFVKDVLRKIEDKRGVTVTESGVSEVRVSPLSSNGLHSVPTQAQSNPISLAKKSPAWDEDWGPTTKGTAISSVPVESNLLPKQTMPTPQPAAVTNTMLQPSTSVPSQQTSSCTPVDIEWPPSSSSFGYQFGNSEKEKQNNGGLSDTAFDDIDPFANWPPKPNSSVATLAAPTKTTYGHGMSALSTNYMSSLSNTNPIGLSNTQQGNSVSSNIQNGAGLNMHNIGLLYQGNTTSGAGNSNLPLGVGYPKTNNTIGSQNTGPKSADLGSIFASGNNANPTPKLAPPPATAVGRGRGRNQGPGGLSQLSRANHAKSSTTDKPLLDLL; from the exons ATGGCTCTCAACATGAAGACCTTGACCCAGGCCCTTGCCAAGGCCTCCGCTGTGATCGAGAAGACGGTCCAGACCACTGTCCAGGAAGTCACAGGTCCCCGCCCTCTCCAGGACTATGACCTCCTCGATCAGATCGGCTCCGGTGGCCCCGGCATGGCCTGGCGCCTCTACTCCGCACGTCCTCGCTCCTCCGCCCCCCAGACCCCCTACCCGCTACTCTGCGTCTGGCTCCTCGACAAGCGCTCCCTCTCCGAGGCACGCTCCCGTGCTGGCCTCTCCAAGTCCGCCGAGGACGCCTTTCTTGATCTCCTTCGCGCCGATGCCGCCCGCCTCGTCCGCCTCCGCCACCCCGGGGTAGTCCATGTCGTCCAAGCCCTCGACGAGACTAAGAACGCCATGGCCATGGTCACCGAACCCCTCTTTGCCTCCGTCGCCAACGCTCTTGGCAACCTCGAGAACGTCCCCAAACCCCCGAAGGACCTTCAGGGCATG GACATGGGGATTTTGGAGGTCAAGCATGGGTTGCTCCAGGTTGCGGAATCATTAGATTTCCTCCATAACAATGCTCACCTCATTCATCGGGCAATATCCCCCGAG ACGGTATTTATTACTTCCTCTGGAGCTTGGAAGCTTGGTGGTTTTGGTTTTGCCATCTCTTCTGATCAGGCTTCGGCTGGTGCAACATCTATGCCACCATTTCATTATGCG GAATATGATGTTGAGGATGCTGTTTTACCCCTTCAACCCTCTTTAAATTATACTGCACCTGAATTGGTTCGGAGCAAAGAACTTTCTGTTGGAGCTTCTTCTGACATGTTCAGTCTTGGTTGTCTTGCCTATCATTTGATCACGCACAAACCGCTTTTGGATTGTCATAATAATGTTAAAATG TATATGAATAGCCTGGCATATCTATCGAATGAAGCATTCTCTCGTATACCTCCGGACTTGGTTGTGGATTTGCAAAGGATGCTGTCAATGGATGGGGCTTCCCGACCAACTGCGATGGATTTTACAG GATCTTCTTTTTTCCGTGATGATACTAGGCTGCGTGCCCTTCGTTTTTTGGACCATATGCTT GAAAGGGACAACATGCAGAAAACTGAATTTCTAAAGGCCTTATCTGATATGTGGAAAGATTTTGATTCTCGTGTGCTGCGGTATAag GTGCTTCCACCTTTGTGTGCCGAACTTCGGAATCTTGTCATGCAACCAATGATTTTGCCCATGGTTCTTACAATAGCAGAGTCTCAG GATAAAGCTGATTTTGAGCTTTCAACTTTACCTGCACTGGTTCCCGTCCTGAGTTCTGCATCTGGTGAAACACTTCTTCTGCTTGTCAAGCATGCTGATCTTATTATTAACAAG GCCAGCCAGGAGCACCTCATAGCTCATGTTCTTCCATTGCTTGTTCGAGCTTATGATGATACTGACCCTCGTGTACAAGAAGAGGTCCTGCGAAGAACTTTTCCTCTAGCAAGGCAACTTGATGGGCAG cTAGTAAAACAAGCTATTTTGCCTCGTGTGCATGGCTTGGCACTTAAGACTACAGTTGCAGCG GTGCGGGTAAACGCCCTTCGTTGCTTGGGTGATCTGGTACCATCACTTGACAAACAATGTGTACTAGACATTTTGCAAACACTACAACGATGTACTGCTGTCGACCGCTCTGCTCCAACTCTCATGTGTACTTTGGGAGTTGTAAATTCAATGTATAAGCAG TATGGAGTAGAATTTGCTGCAGAGCATGTAATTCCTATGCTCTTCCCATTACTGACTGCCCAGCAATTAAATGTCCAACAATTTGCAAAATACATGCTCTTTGTGAAGGATGTCTTAAG AAAAATAGAGGACAAACGTGGTGTGACAGTGACTGAGTCTGGAGTTTCTGAAGTCAGAGTCTCGCCTTTATCATCCAATGGGCTGCATTCTGTACCAACTCAAGCACAAAGCAATCCAATTTCCTTAGCAAAGAAAAGTCCAGCATGGGATGAAGACTGGGGTCCTACAACCAAGGGAACTGCAATCTCTTCTGTTCCAGTGGAGTCTAACCTACTACCTAAACAGACAATGCCAACTCCACAACCTGCTGCAGTCACCAATACTATGTTACAGCCTTCAACATCTGTTCCCAGTCAACAAACATCATCATGTACGCCAGTTGACATAGAGTGGCCTCCTTCAAGTTCCAGTTTTGGCTACCAGTTTGGCAACAGTGAGAAAGAAAAGCAGAATAATGGAGGACTTTCTGACACTGCATTTGATGATATTGACCCTTTTGCCAACTGGCCACCTAAGCCAAACAGTTCAGTCGCAACTTTGGCAGCTCCAACCAAGACAACTTATGGCCATGGAATGTCAGCTTTGAGCACAAACTACATGAGCTCTTTAAGCAACACCAATCCTATTGGACTGTCAAACACTCAGCAGGGAAACTCTGTGTCTAGCAACATTCAAAATGGTGCGGGTTTGAATATGCATAACATTGGACTGTTGTATCAGGGGAACACTACATCTGGTGCTGGAAATTCAAATCTACCTTTGGGTGTGGGATACCctaaaacaaataatacaatagGCAGTCAAAATACGGGCCCCAAATCAGCCGATCTCGGATCAATATTTGCTTCAGGAAACAATGCAAATCCTACACCTAAGCTTGCCCCTCCTCCAGCCACTGCAGTAGGAAGAGGGCGCGGAAGAAATCAGGGGCCTGGTGGTCTTTCTCAATTATCGCGAGCAAACCATGCCAAAAGCTCTACTACAGATAAACCTCTTCTGGATTTGCTTTAG
- the LOC120251575 gene encoding ketol-acid reductoisomerase, chloroplastic, giving the protein MAAATSFSSAAAIASRSKTLNPPSRTLCSTLSFSSSRSLGRVFAAVRSMSVGGAAVGAKMVSAPAVSKPPPLLDFETSVFKKEKINLAGHDEFIVRGGRDLFPLLPEAFKGIKQIGVIGWGSQGPAQAQNLRDSLAAAKSDIVVKIGLRKGSRSFNEARAAGFTEENGTLGDIWETISGSDLVLLLISDAAQADNYEKILSHMKPNSILGLSHGFLLGHLQSLRLDFPKHISVIAVCPKGMGPSVRRLYVQGKEINGAGINSSFAVHQDIDGRATDVALGWSVALGSPFTFATTLEQEYRSDIFGERGILLGAVHGMVEALFRRYTESGMAEELAYKNTVECITGIMSKTISTKGMLALYNSLSEDGKKEFNAAYSASFYPCMDILYECYEDVASGSEIRSVVLAGQRFYEKEGLPAFPMGKIDQTRMWKVGERVRASRSADDLGPLHPFTAGVYVALMMAQIEVLRKKGHSYSEIINESVIEAVDSLNPFMHARGVSFMVDNCSTTARLGSRKWAPRFDYILTQQAFVAVDKNTAINQDLISNFFSDAVHGAMEVCAQLRPTVDISVPPDADFVRPELRQSSN; this is encoded by the exons ATGGCGGCTGCGACCTCGTTCTCCTCCGCCGCCGCTATCGCCTCCCgctccaaaaccctaaacccgcCGTCGAGAACCCTGTGTTCCACCTTGAGCTTCTCCTCGTCGAGGTCTCTCGGACGTGTCTTTGCTGCGGTTCGATCGATGTCGGTCGGTGGCGCTGCAGTTGGGGCTAAGATGGTCTCCGCTCCGGCTGTGAGCAAGCCTCCTCCTTTGCTTGACTTCGAGACGTCTGTTTTCAAGAAGGAGAAGATCAACCTTGCTGGCCATGATGAG TTCATAGTGCGAGGAGGGAGGGATTTGTTCCCCTTGTTGCCCGAGGCGTTCAAGGGAATCAAGCAGATTGGGGTCATCGGATGGGGGTCACAG GGCCCAGCACAAGCTCAAAATTTGAGGGATTCGCTTGCAGCAGCTAAATCTGATATCGTGGTTAAG ATTGGTCTTAGAAAAGGCTCTCGCTCTTTCAATGAAGCACGTGCTGCTGGATTTACTGAAGAAAATGGCACATTGGGGGATATTTGGGAAACTATTTCAGGCAGTGACCTAGTGTTGCTATTGATCTCTGATGCTGCTCAG GCAGATAACTATGAGAAAATACTCTCTCATATGAAACCAAACAGCATCTTAGGGTTGTCACATGGTTTCCTTCTCGGACACTTGCAGTCTCTCCGCCTTGACTTCCCAAAGCACATCAGTGTGATTGCTGTATGCCCCAAGGGCATGGGCCCGTCAGTGAGGAGGCTCTATGTTCAAGGGAAGGAGATCAATGGTGCAGGAATCAATTCCAGTTTTGCTGTTCACCAG GACATTGATGGGAGAGCAACTGATGTCGCCCTAGGATGGTCTGTCGCTCTGGGATCTCCTTTTACATTTGCCACTACTCTTGAGCAGGAGTACAGGAGTGATATTTTTGGGGAGCGGG GTATTCTACTTGGAGCTGTGCATGGAATGGTGGAGGCCTTGTTTAGAAGGTACACTGAAAGTGGCATGGCTGAAGAACTAGCTTACAAGAACACCGTGGAGTGCATAACAGGAATCATGTCAAAAACTATCTCAACAAAG GGAATGCTTGCTTTGTACAATTCCTTGTCTGAGGATGGGAAGAAGGAATTCAATGCTGCCTACAGTGCATCCTTCTATCCTTGCATGGATATCCTGTATGAGTGCTATGAAGATGTTGCTTCTGGAAGTGAGATTCGCAGTGTTGTTTTGGCTGGGCAACGCTTTTAT GAAAAGGAGGGCTTACCTGCATTCCCCATGGGCAAGATTGATCAGACAAGGATGTGGAAAGTTGGCGAGAGAGTCCGCGCTTCCCGGTCCGCAGATGATCTGGGTCCTCTTCATCCCTTCACGGCAGGGGTATATGTTGCACTAATGATGGCTCAG ATTGAGGTCCTAAGGAAGAAGGGACATTCATACTCAGAGATCATCAATGAGAGTGTGATTGAAGCCGTGGATTCCCTGAACCCTTTCATGCATGCCCGCGGTGTGTCATTTATGGTTGATAACTGCTCCACCACCGCCCGCCTGGGATCAAGAAAATGGGCCCCTAGATTTGATTACATCCTCACCCAACAAGCATTTGTTGCTGTGGACAAAAACACTGCCATCAATCAGGACCTCATCAGCAATTTCTTCTCAGATGCAGTTCATGGTGCCATGGAGGTATGCGCCCAATTGAGGCCCACTGTTGACATTTCAGTGCCCCCTGATGCGGACTTCGTCCGTCCAGAACTGCGCCAATCTAGCAATTGA
- the LOC120251220 gene encoding ABC transporter G family member 10 yields MDLPLSSPEPSHRKTQYHIQTRSLSYTLPSSSGNSLWSSCHNFLHPQTRSILKDITCEANPGELLAIVGPSGAGKTTLLSILAGVIHPQRISGDVLINGIPMNISRFRRISGYVSQEDTLFPLLTVKESLLYTARLRLGVTVHESMALVFDLLKALGLDHVAETKIGGGISGGERRRVSIGNELVHNPSVLLLDEPTSGLDSVSALHIIHMLKSMAMIQSKTIVLTIHQPGFRILELLDKLLLISGGIVCHNGSIESLEKKLIDAGHYIPHHINILEFAMDSLSSSSTSSTSSNPLELYHRLVIPEEKKQIQYPNSRCRETSILTERFFKNILRTRQLFTARLIQSAIAGIGLGTVFMNVHNLQARVGFFAFSLTFLLSSTTEGLPIFLQERRILMKETSRGAYRVSSYVAANALVFLPFLLTVALLYSIPVYFLVGLRRQMDCFLYFSLVVWMVMLMANSFVAFFSALVPNFIMGNSLIAGFMGSFFLFSGYFISRDSIPKYWIFMHYLSLFKYPFEAFVINEYGGDAGRRQCMQVEGSVCVLDGGLFLRQQGFKEVEKWRNIGVMLGFICGYRILSLLVLWFRCYRVRR; encoded by the coding sequence ATGGACCTCCCACTAAGCTCACCGGAACCCAGTCACCGGAAAACCCAATACCATATACAAACAAGATCATTATCCTACACACTCCCTTCCAGCTCCGGCAACTCTCTCTGGTCTTCTTGCCATAACTTTCTTCACCCTCAAACAAGATCCATTCTCAAAGACATAACTTGTGAAGCAAATCCCGGTGAGCTTCTCGCAATTGTAGGTCCGAGTGGTGCCGGAAAAACAACTCTTTTATCAATACTCGCTGGAGTTATCCACCCACAAAGAATCTCCGGTGATGTCTTAATAAATGGCATCCCTATGAAcatctcaagatttcgtcgaaTCTCCGGCTATGTCTCTCAAGAAGACACACTCTTTCCTCTACTCACTGTCAAAGAGTCTCTCCTTTACACTGCTCGCTTGAGACTTGGAGTCACAGTTCATGAATCCATGGCTCTAGTTTTTGACCTTCTGAAAGCTTTAGGACTTGATCATGTTGCCGAGACAAAGATCGGTGGCGGCATCTCCGGTGGAGAGCGACGCCGAGTGTCCATTGGCAATGAATTAGTACACAACCCTTCTGTTCTTCTTCTCGACGAGCCGACTTCCGGTCTTGACTCAGTTTCAGCTCTTCATATCATTCATATGCTCAAATCAATGGCAATGATTCAATCCAAGACCATCGTTCTCACAATCCATCAACCCGGCTTTCGCATTCTTGAGCTCCTCGACAAGCTCTTACTCATCTCAGGTGGCATCGTTTGCCACAACGGCTCCATAGAATCACTCGAAAAGAAGCTCATCGATGCTGGCCATTACAttcctcatcatataaacatCCTAGAGTTTGCCATGGAttctttatcatcatcatcaacatcatcaacatcatctaATCCTCTAGAGCTGTATCATAGATTAGTAATCCCCGAAGAGAAAAAACAAATCCAATACCCAAATTCACGTTGCAGAGAAACCTCAATCCTCACAGAGAGATTCTTCAAGAACATCTTGAGAACAAGGCAGCTGTTCACAGCCAGACTAATTCAGTCAGCAATAGCCGGCATTGGCCTCGGCACCGTCTTCATGAATGTCCACAACCTTCAAGCAAGAGTCGGCTTTTTCGCCTTCAGCCTTACATTCCTCCTCTCCTCCACAACAGAAGGCCTTCCTATCTTCTTACAAGAAAGGAGAATTCTCATGAAAGAGACATCTAGAGGAGCTTATAGAGTCTCTTCTTATGTTGCAGCAAATGCTCTGGTTTTCCTCCCATTCTTGCTCACAGTTGCACTTCTATACTCCATTCCTGTTTACTTCTTGGTTGGTCTCAGAAGACAAATGGATTGtttcctttacttttctctggtgGTTTGGATGGTGATGCTCATGGCCAACTCCTTTGTGGCATTCTTCAGTGCACTTGTGCCAAACTTTATTATGGGGAACTCTCTAATTGCTGGGTTTATGggttctttcttcttgttctcagGGTACTTCATCTCAAGAGACAGTATTCCAAAGTACTGGATTTTCATGCATTATTTGAGCTTGTTTAAGTATCCTTTTGAGGCTTTTGTTATAAATGAATACGGCGGCGACGCCGGCCGGAGACAGTGCATGCAGGTGGAGGGAAGTGTTTGTGTTCTTGATGGAGGTTTGTTCTTGAGACAACAAGGGTTTAAAGAGGTTGAGAAGTGGAGGAACATTGGAGTCATGCTGGGGTTCATTTGTGGTTATAGGATTCTATCTTTGCTTGTCTTGTGGTTTAGGTGTTACAGAGTGAGGAGATGa
- the LOC120251694 gene encoding TPR repeat-containing thioredoxin TTL1-like isoform X1, translating to MSHSQKLGALSDRFHADLCLDGHGDKPDSKEFVDLGSPVSPLRNPHAAPTNTSSSSSSSGSSSVSGKAQRNAAVRKVSEGGAAGGRSHSGELSASGESSPTGFPSRPGHRRSGSGPLIYTSSGSTASSPMTNVLPAGNICPSGKIGKPGMMSRTPARNDVLGSGTGNYGHGSIMRGGAPKADSPTASGKPLSSLNHPEALTKAGNEHYKKGEFLDALKLYNRAVTMCPDNAACRYNKATALTGLGRLSEAVKEFEEAVRLDHGHGRAHLRLASLHLRLGQVESARRHLFASSAQQPDSVELQKLREVERHLRRCEESRKSSDWKGALRECDAAIAAGADSSPLLNAMKAEAFLRLHHLKEAESAICSASKYVPFSSNLQTKFVGMLNDAYIYIVWSHVEMALGRFESAVTMAEKAKHIDPRNVEVTVILSNVRSVAKARLEGNDFFKASNFAEACIAYGEGLKYDPSNSVLHCNRAACRSKLGQWEKSIEDCNEALKIQPNYTKALLRRATSYSKLERWVEAVRDYEVLRKELPGDNEVAEALFHAQVALKRSRGEEVSNMKFGGEVEEINGIEQFRAAIALPGVSVVHFVAVSNTQCTKLAPFVDLLCSRYPSVSFLKVDINEIPAVAKAENVMIVPTFKIYKNGTKVKEMICPSQQVLECSVRHYGL from the exons ATGTCGCACTCTCAGAAGCTAGGCGCGCTCTCCGACCGGTTCCATGCGGATCTTTGTTTGGATGGGCATGGTGACAAGCCGGATTCCAAGGAGTTTGTTGATCTCGGCTCGCCGGTGTCCCCTCTCCGCAATCCCCATGCGGCGCCCACGAATACTAGTAGTAGCTCCAGTTCGTCCGGCTCCAGCTCCGTTTCCGGCAAAGCGCAGCGCAATGCGGCCGTCAGGAAAGTCTCTGAAGGTGGCGCCGCAGGTGGGCGGAGTCACTCCGGAGAGCTCTCTGCATCGGGCGAGAGCAGCCCCACTGGGTTCCCCTCTCGCCCTGGTCACCGTCGGTCAGGGTCGGGGCCTCTGATTTACACTAGCAGCGGGAGCACTGCGAGCTCGCCGATGACGAATGTGCTTCCCGCTGGGAACATCTGCCCGTCGGGCAAGATCGGGAAACCAGGGATGATGAGCCGGACTCCGGCTAGAAACGATGTGCTTGGCTCTGGCACTGGGAATTACGGCCATGGGAGCATAATGCGCGGCGGCGCGCCGAAGGCTGACTCCCCGACGGCGAGTGGGAAGCCATTGTCGAGCTTGAACCACCCTGAGGCGTTGACGAAAGCCGGCAATGAGCACTACAAGAAGGGAGAGTTCCTTGACGCGCTCAAGCTCTACAACCGCGCAGTGACGATGTGCCCGGACAACGCGGCATGCCGCTATAACAAGGCGACGGCGCTCACAGGGCTCGGCAGGCTCTCCGAGGCCGTGAAGGAGTTCGAGGAGGCTGTGCGGCTCGACCACGGCCACGGCCGCGCTCACCTTCGTCTTGCCTCTTTGCATTTGAG ATTAGGACAGGTTGAGAGTGCGAGGAGGCATCTCTTTGCGTCATCGGCGCAGCAACCGGACTCTGTTGAGCTTCAGAAGCTGCGGGAAGTGGAGAGGCATTTGAGAAGATGCGAGGAGTCGAGGAAGTCTAGTGATTGGAAGGGTGCATTGAGGGAATGCGATGCTGCCATTGCAGCTGGTGCCGATTCTTCTCCTCTG CTCAATGCAATGAAAGCGGAAGCATTTCTGCGTCTTCATCACCTTAAAGAAGCTGAATCAGCAATCTGTAGTGCATCCAAATATGTGCCTTTTTCATCGAATCTGCAGACCAAGTTCGTTGGTATGCTCAATGATGCATATATCTACATTGTGTGGTCTCATGTTGAAATGGCATTGGGAAG GTTTGAGAGTGCAGTTACTATGGCTGAGAAAGCCAAGCACATTGATCCTAGAAATGTAGAAGTAACAGTGATACTTAGCAATGTTAGATCAGTAGCAAAAGCCCGGCTTGAGGGGAATGATTTCTTTAAAGCCAGTAATTTTGCAGAAGCCTGTATAGCTTATGGTGAAGGACTCAAGTATGATCCTTCGAACTCTGTACTTCACTGCAATAGAGCAGCTTGTAGGTCTAAGCTGGGGCAGTGGGAGAAATCTATCGAGGATTGTAATGAGGCCCTCAAAATCCAACCAAACTACACCAAGGCACTTCTTAGACGAGCCACTTCTTACAGCAAG CTTGAACGCTGGGTGGAGGCAGTACGAGACTATGAAGTGCTTAGGAAGGAACTACCTGGTGACAATGAAGTGGCTGAGGCGTTATTCCATGCTCAAGTCGCACTGAAAAGGTCCCGCGGTGAAGAGGTCTCAAATATGAAGTTCGGTGGTGAAGTTGAAGAAATTAATGGTATTGAGCAGTTTCGAGCTGCGATAGCTTTACCCG GAGTTTCTGTTGTCCATTTTGTAGCGGTGTCAAACACACAATGTACCAAGTTAGCTCCTTTTGTAGATCTTCTTTGTAGTAGATACCCATCTGTGAGTTTTCTCAAG GTCGATATCAATGAAATCCCGGCCGTTGCCAAAGCAGAGAATGTGATGATAGTTCCAACATTCAAAATCTACAAGAATGGAACAAAAGTGAAGGAGATGATCTGCCCGAGCCAGCAGGTGCTGGAATGCTCAGTGAGGCACTATGGCCTTTAG
- the LOC120251694 gene encoding TPR repeat-containing thioredoxin TTL1-like isoform X2, producing MSHSQKLGALSDRFHADLCLDGHGDKPDSKEFVDLGSPVSPLRNPHAAPTNTSSSSSSSGSSSVSGKAQRNAAVRKVSEGGAAGGRSHSGELSASGESSPTGFPSRPGHRRSGSGPLIYTSSGSTASSPMTNVLPAGNICPSGKIGKPGMMSRTPARNDVLGSGTGNYGHGSIMRGGAPKADSPTASGKPLSSLNHPEALTKAGNEHYKKGEFLDALKLYNRAVTMCPDNAACRYNKATALTGLGRLSEAVKEFEEAVRLDHGHGRAHLRLASLHLRLGQVESARRHLFASSAQQPDSVELQKLREVERHLRRCEESRKSSDWKGALRECDAAIAAGADSSPLLNAMKAEAFLRLHHLKEAESAICSASKYVPFSSNLQTKFVGMLNDAYIYIVWSHVEMALGRFESAVTMAEKAKHIDPRNVEVTVILSNVRSVAKARLEGNDFFKASNFAEACIAYGEGLKYDPSNSVLHCNRAACRSKLGQWEKSIEDCNEALKIQPNYTKALLRRATSYSKLERWVEAVRDYEVLRKELPGDNEVAEALFHAQVALKRSRGEEVSNMKFGGEVEEINGIEQFRAAIALPAVSNTQCTKLAPFVDLLCSRYPSVSFLKVDINEIPAVAKAENVMIVPTFKIYKNGTKVKEMICPSQQVLECSVRHYGL from the exons ATGTCGCACTCTCAGAAGCTAGGCGCGCTCTCCGACCGGTTCCATGCGGATCTTTGTTTGGATGGGCATGGTGACAAGCCGGATTCCAAGGAGTTTGTTGATCTCGGCTCGCCGGTGTCCCCTCTCCGCAATCCCCATGCGGCGCCCACGAATACTAGTAGTAGCTCCAGTTCGTCCGGCTCCAGCTCCGTTTCCGGCAAAGCGCAGCGCAATGCGGCCGTCAGGAAAGTCTCTGAAGGTGGCGCCGCAGGTGGGCGGAGTCACTCCGGAGAGCTCTCTGCATCGGGCGAGAGCAGCCCCACTGGGTTCCCCTCTCGCCCTGGTCACCGTCGGTCAGGGTCGGGGCCTCTGATTTACACTAGCAGCGGGAGCACTGCGAGCTCGCCGATGACGAATGTGCTTCCCGCTGGGAACATCTGCCCGTCGGGCAAGATCGGGAAACCAGGGATGATGAGCCGGACTCCGGCTAGAAACGATGTGCTTGGCTCTGGCACTGGGAATTACGGCCATGGGAGCATAATGCGCGGCGGCGCGCCGAAGGCTGACTCCCCGACGGCGAGTGGGAAGCCATTGTCGAGCTTGAACCACCCTGAGGCGTTGACGAAAGCCGGCAATGAGCACTACAAGAAGGGAGAGTTCCTTGACGCGCTCAAGCTCTACAACCGCGCAGTGACGATGTGCCCGGACAACGCGGCATGCCGCTATAACAAGGCGACGGCGCTCACAGGGCTCGGCAGGCTCTCCGAGGCCGTGAAGGAGTTCGAGGAGGCTGTGCGGCTCGACCACGGCCACGGCCGCGCTCACCTTCGTCTTGCCTCTTTGCATTTGAG ATTAGGACAGGTTGAGAGTGCGAGGAGGCATCTCTTTGCGTCATCGGCGCAGCAACCGGACTCTGTTGAGCTTCAGAAGCTGCGGGAAGTGGAGAGGCATTTGAGAAGATGCGAGGAGTCGAGGAAGTCTAGTGATTGGAAGGGTGCATTGAGGGAATGCGATGCTGCCATTGCAGCTGGTGCCGATTCTTCTCCTCTG CTCAATGCAATGAAAGCGGAAGCATTTCTGCGTCTTCATCACCTTAAAGAAGCTGAATCAGCAATCTGTAGTGCATCCAAATATGTGCCTTTTTCATCGAATCTGCAGACCAAGTTCGTTGGTATGCTCAATGATGCATATATCTACATTGTGTGGTCTCATGTTGAAATGGCATTGGGAAG GTTTGAGAGTGCAGTTACTATGGCTGAGAAAGCCAAGCACATTGATCCTAGAAATGTAGAAGTAACAGTGATACTTAGCAATGTTAGATCAGTAGCAAAAGCCCGGCTTGAGGGGAATGATTTCTTTAAAGCCAGTAATTTTGCAGAAGCCTGTATAGCTTATGGTGAAGGACTCAAGTATGATCCTTCGAACTCTGTACTTCACTGCAATAGAGCAGCTTGTAGGTCTAAGCTGGGGCAGTGGGAGAAATCTATCGAGGATTGTAATGAGGCCCTCAAAATCCAACCAAACTACACCAAGGCACTTCTTAGACGAGCCACTTCTTACAGCAAG CTTGAACGCTGGGTGGAGGCAGTACGAGACTATGAAGTGCTTAGGAAGGAACTACCTGGTGACAATGAAGTGGCTGAGGCGTTATTCCATGCTCAAGTCGCACTGAAAAGGTCCCGCGGTGAAGAGGTCTCAAATATGAAGTTCGGTGGTGAAGTTGAAGAAATTAATGGTATTGAGCAGTTTCGAGCTGCGATAGCTTTACCCG CGGTGTCAAACACACAATGTACCAAGTTAGCTCCTTTTGTAGATCTTCTTTGTAGTAGATACCCATCTGTGAGTTTTCTCAAG GTCGATATCAATGAAATCCCGGCCGTTGCCAAAGCAGAGAATGTGATGATAGTTCCAACATTCAAAATCTACAAGAATGGAACAAAAGTGAAGGAGATGATCTGCCCGAGCCAGCAGGTGCTGGAATGCTCAGTGAGGCACTATGGCCTTTAG